In Pseudomonas sp. Leaf58, one DNA window encodes the following:
- the fliE gene encoding flagellar hook-basal body complex protein FliE — MSQGVEFNRLMLDMRAMQADAMSLPKVSAAPELAPGQSTFADMLGQAIGKVHETQQASTQLANAFEIGKSGVDLTDVMIASQKASVSMQAMTQVRNKLVQAYQDIMQMPV, encoded by the coding sequence ATGAGCCAAGGTGTTGAATTCAATCGTCTGATGTTGGACATGCGGGCCATGCAGGCCGATGCCATGTCGCTGCCAAAGGTGTCCGCGGCCCCTGAGCTGGCGCCAGGGCAAAGTACCTTTGCCGACATGCTCGGCCAGGCCATCGGCAAGGTGCATGAAACTCAGCAGGCTTCCACCCAGCTGGCCAACGCCTTTGAAATCGGCAAGAGCGGCGTCGACCTGACTGACGTGATGATCGCTTCGCAAAAAGCCAGCGTTTCGATGCAGGCCATGACTCAGGTGCGCAACAAGCTGGTCCAGGCGTATCAGGACATCATGCAGATGCCGGTTTGA
- a CDS encoding PAS domain-containing sensor histidine kinase → MPQAAHLSRAPDPQGQTPVEQESRQGVEQAFALFNQVSSQLSQSYSLLEARVSELKGELAVVSAQRIDELSEKERLANRLQNLLALLPGGVIVIDGQGLVREANPAACELLGEPLIGQLWRQVIARSFAPRKDDGHEVSLRDGRRLSIATRSLDAEPGQLVLLNDLTETRRLQDQLARHERLSSLGRMVASLAHQIRTPLSAAMLYASHLADSQQALSEETRQRFAGTLKERLHELEHQVRDMLVFARGELPLGDRTTPKALFQALQQAAQAHVQGHAVRWQCDSHLGELLCNRDTLVGALLNLVENAIQASDGPARLKVHLFRRERTLHLCVSDAGSGIEAHLLGRLGEPFLTTKATGTGLGLAVVKAVVRAHQGTLSLRSKVGRGTCVRVALPLIDGQLAESM, encoded by the coding sequence ATGCCCCAGGCCGCCCACCTATCCCGAGCCCCTGATCCGCAGGGGCAAACCCCGGTCGAGCAGGAAAGCCGCCAGGGTGTCGAGCAAGCCTTCGCCCTGTTCAATCAGGTGTCCAGCCAGCTGAGCCAGTCCTACAGCCTGCTCGAGGCCCGGGTCAGCGAACTGAAGGGCGAGCTGGCGGTGGTCAGTGCCCAGCGTATCGACGAGCTGAGCGAAAAAGAGCGCCTGGCCAATCGCCTGCAAAACCTGCTGGCCCTGCTGCCCGGCGGGGTCATCGTGATCGACGGCCAGGGCCTGGTGCGCGAAGCCAACCCGGCCGCCTGCGAACTGCTTGGCGAGCCGCTGATCGGTCAATTGTGGCGCCAGGTGATCGCCCGCAGCTTCGCCCCACGCAAGGACGACGGTCACGAAGTCTCGCTGCGTGACGGTCGCCGGCTGTCCATCGCCACCCGCTCTCTGGATGCCGAGCCCGGCCAGTTGGTGTTGCTCAACGACTTGACTGAAACCCGTCGCCTGCAAGACCAGCTGGCCCGCCACGAGCGCCTGTCGTCGCTGGGGCGCATGGTTGCCTCGCTGGCCCACCAGATCCGCACGCCGCTGTCGGCCGCCATGCTCTACGCCAGCCACCTGGCCGATAGCCAGCAAGCGCTGAGCGAGGAAACCCGACAGCGCTTTGCCGGGACCTTGAAGGAGCGCTTGCACGAGCTGGAACACCAGGTGCGCGACATGCTGGTATTCGCCCGTGGCGAGCTGCCGCTGGGTGACCGGACAACCCCGAAAGCCTTGTTCCAGGCCTTGCAGCAGGCAGCCCAGGCGCATGTGCAGGGGCACGCCGTGCGCTGGCAGTGCGACAGCCATCTGGGCGAGTTGCTGTGTAACCGCGACACGCTGGTCGGCGCCTTGCTCAACCTGGTCGAGAATGCCATCCAGGCCAGCGACGGCCCGGCGCGGCTAAAGGTGCACCTGTTCCGCCGCGAGCGTACCTTGCACTTGTGCGTCAGCGATGCCGGCAGTGGTATCGAGGCGCATTTGCTTGGCCGCCTGGGCGAGCCGTTTCTTACTACCAAGGCCACCGGCACAGGCCTGGGTCTGGCCGTGGTCAAGGCCGTGGTGCGCGCGCACCAGGGTACCCTCAGCCTGCGCTCGAAGGTCGGCCGGGGTACCTGCGTGCGGGTGGCGCTGCCGTTGATCGACGGGCAATTGGCGGAGAGCATGTAG
- a CDS encoding flagellin domain-containing protein gives MALTVNTNTTSLGVQKNLNRASDALSTSMTRLSSGLKINSAKDDAAGLQIATRMTSQIRGQTMAIKNANDGISIAQTAEGAMQEQSNILQRMRELAVQSRNDSNSKLDRDALDKEFQSMLAEIDRIADSTQLNGKTLLDGSAGVMTFQVGSNAGGANQITVSLSAAMKTTGANAALTGLAGKSITGADTTSAAATFSAAVSAIDDALQAINTSRADLGAQQNRLTSTINNLQNINENAEAARGRVQDTDFAAETAQLTKQQTLQQASTSVLAQANQLPSAVLKLLG, from the coding sequence ATGGCTTTGACTGTAAATACCAACACCACCTCTCTGGGCGTTCAGAAGAACCTGAACCGTGCTTCCGACGCGCTGAGCACCTCGATGACTCGTCTGTCTTCTGGCCTGAAAATCAACAGCGCCAAAGACGACGCCGCGGGTCTGCAGATCGCTACCCGTATGACCTCGCAGATCCGTGGTCAGACCATGGCTATCAAAAACGCCAACGACGGTATCTCCATCGCCCAGACCGCTGAAGGCGCAATGCAAGAGCAGAGCAACATTCTGCAGCGTATGCGTGAGCTGGCGGTTCAGTCGCGAAACGACTCTAACAGCAAGCTGGACCGTGACGCTCTGGACAAAGAATTCCAGTCGATGCTGGCAGAGATCGACCGTATTGCCGACAGCACCCAGCTGAACGGTAAGACACTGCTGGACGGCTCCGCTGGCGTGATGACCTTCCAGGTCGGCTCCAACGCGGGTGGGGCGAACCAGATCACCGTCAGCCTGAGCGCTGCAATGAAGACCACGGGTGCCAACGCTGCCCTGACCGGTCTGGCCGGCAAGAGCATCACTGGTGCCGATACCACCTCCGCTGCAGCTACCTTCAGTGCCGCCGTAAGCGCCATCGACGATGCTCTGCAGGCAATCAACACCTCGCGTGCCGACCTGGGTGCTCAGCAGAACCGTCTGACCAGCACCATCAACAACCTGCAAAACATTAACGAAAACGCCGAAGCTGCCCGTGGTCGTGTACAAGATACCGACTTCGCTGCTGAAACTGCCCAGCTGACCAAGCAGCAGACCCTGCAGCAAGCTTCGACTTCGGTTCTGGCCCAGGCCAACCAGCTGCCATCGGCAGTGCTGAAGCTTCTGGGCTAA
- a CDS encoding sigma-54 dependent transcriptional regulator has translation MAIKVLLVEDDRVLRQALGDTLEIGGFAYRAVGSAEEALAAVLDDAYSLVVSDVNMPGMDGHQLLAQLRRQQPQLPVLLMTAHAAVERAVEAMRQGAADYLVKPFEPKALLNLVERHAAGRLSGDEGPVACEPASRQLLELAARVARSDSTVLISGESGTGKEVLARYIHQQSPRAAQPFVAINCAAIPDNMLEATLFGHEKGAFTGAIAAQAGKFEQAEGGTLLLDEISEMPMALQAKLLRVLQEREVERVGGRKPISLDIRVLATTNRDLAGEVAAGRFREDLYYRLSVFPLAWRPLRERPGDILQLAERLLARHVAKMKHAPVRLSPQARACLQGHAWPGNVRELDNALQRALILQQGGVIEAADFCLAGAIPLSAGSTPAPELAVEASGLGDDMRRHEYQMIIDTLRAERGRRKEAAERLGISPRTLRYKLAQMRDAGFDVEASLFG, from the coding sequence GTGGCCATCAAGGTGTTGCTGGTCGAGGACGACCGAGTATTGCGTCAAGCGCTGGGCGATACCCTGGAGATCGGTGGTTTCGCTTACCGAGCGGTGGGCAGTGCCGAAGAGGCCCTGGCGGCGGTGCTGGATGACGCCTATAGCCTGGTGGTCAGCGATGTGAACATGCCTGGTATGGATGGGCACCAACTGCTGGCTCAGTTACGCCGCCAGCAGCCGCAACTGCCGGTGCTATTGATGACGGCGCATGCTGCCGTGGAGCGTGCCGTCGAGGCCATGCGCCAGGGTGCCGCCGACTACTTGGTCAAACCGTTCGAGCCCAAGGCGTTGCTCAACCTGGTTGAGCGGCATGCTGCTGGGCGCTTGAGTGGCGATGAAGGCCCAGTGGCCTGCGAGCCGGCCAGCCGGCAGTTGCTGGAGCTGGCTGCCCGGGTGGCGCGCAGTGACTCGACGGTGCTGATTTCTGGTGAGTCCGGTACCGGTAAAGAGGTGCTGGCGCGCTACATTCATCAGCAGTCGCCACGGGCGGCGCAGCCTTTCGTGGCGATCAACTGCGCGGCCATCCCCGACAACATGCTTGAGGCCACCCTGTTCGGTCATGAGAAGGGCGCCTTCACCGGTGCTATCGCCGCCCAGGCTGGCAAGTTCGAGCAGGCCGAAGGTGGCACCCTGCTGCTCGACGAAATCTCGGAAATGCCCATGGCCTTGCAGGCCAAACTGCTGCGCGTGCTGCAAGAGCGCGAGGTGGAGCGGGTAGGTGGGCGCAAGCCCATCAGCCTGGATATCCGCGTGCTGGCCACCACCAACCGCGACCTGGCGGGTGAAGTGGCTGCCGGGCGTTTCCGTGAAGACCTGTATTACCGCCTGTCGGTATTCCCGCTGGCCTGGCGCCCGCTGCGTGAGCGGCCGGGGGATATTCTGCAGTTGGCCGAGCGCCTGTTGGCGCGCCATGTGGCCAAGATGAAGCACGCCCCGGTGCGCCTGTCACCGCAGGCGCGGGCCTGCCTGCAGGGGCATGCCTGGCCGGGCAACGTGCGTGAACTGGACAATGCCTTGCAGCGGGCGTTGATCCTGCAGCAGGGCGGGGTGATCGAGGCGGCGGATTTCTGTCTGGCAGGCGCCATTCCATTGTCGGCGGGCTCCACGCCAGCTCCGGAACTGGCGGTTGAAGCCAGCGGCCTGGGTGATGACATGCGCCGGCACGAGTACCAGATGATCATCGACACCCTGCGCGCCGAGCGTGGTCGCCGCAAAGAGGCCGCCGAACGCCTGGGCATCAGCCCGCGTACCTTGCGCTACAAGCTGGCGCAGATGCGTGATGCCGGGTTTGACGTCGAAGCCAGCCTGTTCGGCTGA
- a CDS encoding flagellar protein FlaG: MDMSVKLNLSYPAARSAEQVAEKPVTRSTERVKLEEDKKDLNAAQDADKVKSAVSEIEKFMKASQRNLEFSTDEESGKIVVKVIATDSGELIRQLPSEEALRIARSLSDVNSVLFNAKV; encoded by the coding sequence ATGGACATGAGCGTCAAGCTGAACCTGTCTTATCCGGCCGCACGTTCGGCCGAGCAGGTTGCCGAAAAACCGGTTACCCGGTCAACGGAACGAGTAAAACTCGAAGAAGACAAAAAAGACCTTAACGCTGCGCAGGATGCCGACAAGGTTAAAAGTGCCGTCTCGGAAATCGAAAAATTCATGAAGGCGTCGCAGCGCAACCTGGAATTTTCCACGGATGAAGAGTCCGGCAAGATCGTTGTCAAGGTCATCGCTACTGACAGTGGAGAGTTGATTCGGCAGTTGCCTTCAGAGGAGGCCCTGCGGATTGCCCGCAGCCTGAGCGATGTCAATAGTGTTTTGTTCAACGCCAAGGTATGA
- the fliD gene encoding flagellar filament capping protein FliD, translated as MASPISSGIGLGSGLNINEIVSVLVNADTAAKKAQITRQTANNTAYISGVGALRSALTAFTTAMSKLNDKTTPSFNAYAATSASESIVKATASNTAVAGTYSIEVKNLATSSKVASQAFEDGASATIPAGDLVISQGGKDYTIKVGADATLQTVRDQINKELGGSGFSANIITGEDGARLVLGSTTTGADSDISVAGLGLDINGTESMADKGAGYITDVAKDALVMIDGLEVKSASNTVKDAISGIQLELNGVSATDVTTKVTVAANNDGLKTSVQSFVDAYNTLQKAITSLTSTGKDANGNMVLGSLTNDPTTRSLLADVRGVLAEAGGGDRLTTLSQLGVNTMKDGTLEFNATKFSAAMDDKKLGGEVQNLFTGSNGIFERMNKAIDPYNATDGSLAARKANLDKVAKNLSDQQAALERRTASLTESLTKKYVALDTALGKMKAQADQITSIFEAINAQAKKS; from the coding sequence ATGGCAAGCCCAATTTCTTCTGGTATAGGCCTAGGGTCTGGTCTCAACATTAACGAGATCGTGTCTGTCCTGGTCAATGCCGATACTGCAGCCAAGAAGGCGCAAATCACTCGCCAGACTGCGAACAATACTGCGTACATCTCCGGGGTTGGTGCGCTACGCAGTGCACTTACGGCCTTCACCACGGCCATGAGCAAACTCAACGACAAGACTACGCCCTCCTTCAATGCCTACGCGGCGACGTCTGCGAGCGAAAGTATCGTCAAGGCTACCGCAAGCAATACCGCGGTGGCGGGTACTTACAGTATCGAGGTGAAAAACCTGGCAACCAGTTCCAAAGTGGCGAGCCAGGCGTTCGAGGATGGCGCTAGTGCGACCATTCCCGCCGGTGATTTGGTCATTAGTCAGGGCGGCAAGGACTACACCATCAAGGTGGGAGCCGATGCTACGCTGCAAACGGTGCGTGACCAGATTAACAAAGAGCTGGGGGGCAGTGGTTTTTCCGCCAACATCATCACGGGCGAGGACGGTGCTCGCCTAGTGCTCGGTTCTACTACCACGGGTGCCGACTCTGATATTTCTGTGGCCGGGCTGGGGCTGGATATCAACGGCACGGAATCGATGGCGGACAAGGGCGCGGGTTACATTACAGATGTAGCCAAGGATGCGCTGGTCATGATTGATGGTCTCGAGGTAAAAAGTGCCTCGAACACCGTCAAGGATGCCATTAGTGGTATCCAGCTTGAGCTTAACGGGGTCAGTGCGACCGATGTCACCACCAAGGTGACGGTGGCGGCTAACAATGATGGCTTGAAAACCTCTGTTCAGAGTTTTGTTGATGCCTACAACACGTTGCAGAAAGCGATCACTTCGCTGACAAGCACCGGCAAGGATGCAAATGGCAATATGGTGTTGGGTTCGCTGACCAACGACCCTACCACTCGCTCGCTGCTGGCCGACGTGCGGGGAGTGTTGGCGGAAGCGGGGGGAGGGGATCGCCTGACTACGCTGAGCCAGTTGGGCGTCAATACCATGAAAGATGGCACCCTTGAGTTCAATGCCACCAAGTTCTCTGCTGCGATGGACGACAAGAAGCTGGGTGGCGAGGTACAGAATCTATTTACCGGTAGCAATGGCATCTTCGAGCGCATGAACAAGGCCATTGACCCATACAACGCTACCGATGGTAGTCTGGCGGCGCGCAAGGCCAACCTGGATAAAGTCGCCAAGAATCTAAGTGATCAGCAGGCTGCCTTGGAGCGTCGCACGGCGTCGCTCACTGAATCGCTCACCAAGAAATATGTGGCCCTCGACACGGCTTTGGGCAAGATGAAAGCCCAGGCTGATCAGATTACCTCGATCTTTGAAGCGATCAACGCCCAGGCCAAGAAGTCCTGA
- the fliS gene encoding flagellar export chaperone FliS — MNPMLALRQYQKVNGAAQTSEASPHRLVQMLMQGGLDRMAQAKGAIARNDIAQRGILIGKAIDIIGGLREGLDLENHAESLAELDSLYMYMSRRLIEANVTGDPAIIDEVARLLITVKEGWDAIGDQESAS; from the coding sequence ATGAACCCGATGTTGGCCCTTCGGCAGTACCAGAAAGTCAACGGCGCGGCGCAGACGTCCGAAGCCAGCCCGCACCGTCTGGTGCAGATGCTCATGCAGGGTGGCCTCGATCGCATGGCGCAGGCCAAAGGCGCCATAGCGCGCAATGACATCGCGCAGCGAGGCATTCTCATCGGCAAGGCCATCGACATCATCGGCGGCCTGCGTGAGGGCCTTGATCTCGAAAACCATGCCGAGAGTCTGGCTGAGCTGGACAGCCTCTACATGTACATGAGCCGCCGCCTGATCGAAGCCAACGTCACGGGCGACCCTGCCATCATCGACGAGGTCGCGCGCCTGCTGATCACCGTGAAGGAAGGTTGGGACGCAATCGGCGATCAGGAGTCGGCTTCCTGA
- a CDS encoding ketoacyl-ACP synthase III — protein sequence MIGIKSIASYVPVEGVDNYAQGAKFGKDQDFIFGKIGSTFLPRKEVGQETSDMGVEAARMLFAANPALDPASIDVVIVVTQNGDAEGLPHTAAIVQHKLGLSTAVAAFDISLGCSGYVYGLYAMKGFMDAAGLKNGLLITADPYSKIVDPEDRNTTMLFGDAATATWMGEGAAWQLGKSLFGSDGAGAEHLRTTDGKFFMNGRQVYNFALVKVPAHLQQLLEASELKAEDVDLYCLHQGSAAIVDAVSQRFDEGRHREKFVKDMVETGNTVSSSIPLLLEKHVIGSQCKRVALSGFGVGLSWGSAIIERNG from the coding sequence ATGATTGGCATCAAAAGCATCGCCAGTTACGTACCTGTAGAGGGTGTCGACAACTACGCCCAAGGTGCGAAGTTCGGCAAGGATCAGGATTTCATCTTCGGCAAGATCGGTTCGACCTTTCTGCCGCGCAAGGAAGTTGGCCAGGAAACCTCCGACATGGGCGTCGAGGCCGCCCGGATGTTGTTCGCTGCCAATCCGGCGCTTGATCCGGCCTCTATCGATGTGGTGATCGTCGTCACCCAGAATGGTGATGCCGAAGGCTTGCCGCACACCGCCGCAATCGTTCAGCACAAGTTGGGGTTGTCGACTGCGGTCGCCGCCTTCGATATTTCGCTGGGCTGCTCCGGTTATGTTTATGGGCTGTATGCCATGAAGGGCTTCATGGATGCTGCCGGGCTGAAGAATGGCCTGCTGATTACCGCGGACCCCTATTCAAAGATTGTCGATCCCGAGGATCGCAACACCACCATGCTGTTCGGTGATGCCGCAACTGCCACATGGATGGGCGAGGGGGCCGCTTGGCAGCTGGGTAAATCGCTGTTCGGCAGCGATGGCGCGGGTGCGGAGCATCTGCGCACCACCGATGGCAAATTCTTCATGAATGGCCGTCAAGTCTACAACTTTGCCTTGGTCAAGGTGCCGGCGCATCTGCAGCAGCTGCTCGAGGCAAGTGAGCTGAAGGCAGAGGATGTCGACCTGTACTGCTTGCATCAGGGCAGCGCGGCTATCGTGGATGCGGTTTCGCAACGCTTCGATGAAGGGCGGCATCGCGAAAAGTTTGTGAAGGATATGGTTGAGACTGGCAATACAGTGTCGTCAAGCATTCCGCTGTTGTTGGAGAAGCATGTGATCGGCTCGCAATGCAAGCGCGTCGCGCTCAGCGGGTTCGGTGTTGGCCTGTCATGGGGTTCGGCGATTATCGAGCGTAATGGCTGA
- the fleQ gene encoding transcriptional regulator FleQ translates to MWRETKILLIDDDSARRRDLAVVLNFLGEENIACSSQDWQHMVEPLSSSREVLCVLIGAVSAPGSLLGLVKTVAGWDEFLPVLLLGEISSAELPEDLRRRVLSNLEMPPSYSQLLDSLHRAQVYREMYDQARERGRQREPNLFRSLVGTSRAIQHVRQMMQQVADTDASVLILGESGTGKEVVARNLHYHSKRREAPFVPVNCGAIPAELLESELFGHEKGAFTGAITSRAGRFELANGGTLFLDEIGDMPLPMQVKLLRVLQERTFERVGSNKTQSIDVRIIAATHKNLETMIEDGTFREDLYYRLNVFPIEMAPLRERVEDIPLLMNELISRMEHEKRGSIRFNSASIMSLCRHGWPGNVRELANLVERMAIMHPYGVIGVSELPKKFRYVDDEDEQMVDSLRSDLEERVAINGHAPNFSSHAMLPPEGLDLKDYLGSLEQGLIQQALDDANGIVARAAERLRIRRTTLVEKMRKYGMSRQGGEEQAED, encoded by the coding sequence ATGTGGCGTGAAACCAAAATTCTGCTGATCGATGACGACAGCGCACGCCGCCGCGACTTGGCGGTGGTGCTGAATTTCCTCGGCGAAGAAAACATCGCTTGTTCGAGCCAGGACTGGCAGCACATGGTCGAGCCATTGTCCTCGAGTCGTGAGGTGCTGTGCGTGCTCATCGGTGCTGTCAGCGCTCCGGGCAGTCTCCTGGGGCTCGTTAAGACAGTGGCTGGGTGGGATGAGTTCCTTCCGGTTTTGCTTTTAGGTGAAATTTCTTCTGCCGAGCTGCCGGAAGACCTTCGCCGTCGGGTGCTTTCCAACCTGGAAATGCCGCCAAGCTACAGCCAGCTGCTGGATTCGCTGCACCGTGCCCAGGTTTACCGCGAAATGTACGACCAGGCGCGCGAGCGCGGGCGCCAGCGCGAGCCCAACCTGTTCCGTAGCCTGGTTGGCACCAGCCGTGCTATCCAGCACGTGCGGCAGATGATGCAACAAGTCGCCGATACCGACGCCAGCGTGCTGATTTTGGGTGAGTCCGGCACCGGCAAGGAAGTGGTGGCGCGCAACCTGCACTACCATTCCAAGCGCCGCGAAGCGCCGTTCGTGCCGGTCAACTGTGGCGCGATCCCGGCAGAGTTGTTGGAAAGCGAACTGTTCGGCCACGAGAAAGGCGCCTTTACCGGGGCGATCACCAGCCGTGCCGGGCGTTTCGAGTTGGCCAATGGCGGCACGCTGTTCCTCGACGAAATCGGCGACATGCCGCTGCCGATGCAGGTCAAGCTGCTGCGGGTGCTGCAAGAGCGTACCTTCGAGCGTGTGGGCAGCAACAAGACCCAGAGCATTGATGTACGCATCATCGCCGCCACCCATAAAAACCTCGAGACCATGATCGAGGACGGCACCTTCCGCGAAGACCTGTACTACCGCCTGAACGTGTTCCCCATCGAGATGGCGCCGTTGCGTGAGCGGGTAGAAGACATTCCGCTGCTGATGAACGAACTGATCTCGCGCATGGAGCACGAGAAGCGCGGCTCCATTCGTTTCAACTCGGCCTCGATCATGTCGCTGTGCCGTCACGGCTGGCCGGGCAACGTGCGCGAGCTGGCCAACCTGGTCGAGCGCATGGCGATCATGCACCCGTACGGGGTGATTGGCGTGTCCGAGCTGCCGAAGAAATTCCGCTACGTCGATGACGAAGACGAGCAGATGGTCGACAGCCTGCGCAGTGACCTGGAAGAGCGTGTGGCAATCAACGGCCACGCGCCCAACTTCAGCAGCCACGCCATGCTGCCGCCGGAAGGGCTGGACCTGAAGGACTACCTGGGTAGCCTGGAGCAGGGCCTGATCCAGCAGGCGCTGGACGATGCCAACGGTATCGTTGCCCGTGCGGCTGAACGTTTGCGCATTCGTCGTACCACACTGGTCGAGAAGATGCGTAAGTACGGCATGAGCCGCCAGGGCGGCGAGGAACAGGCCGAAGATTGA